The genomic region TACGTACCACGCTGCGGATGCTGGCCGCGATGGTCGCCTCGCTGGTCTTCACCTTCCTCTATGGGACCCTGGCGGCGAAAAGCCGGCGTGCCGAGAAGTTGCTGGTGCCGGTGCTCGATATCCTGCAGTCGGTGCCGGTGCTGGGCTACATCTCGTTCACCGTGACCTTTTTCCTGTTGCTGTTTCCCGGGCGGGTTCTGGGCGCGGAGTGTGCGGCGATTTTTGCGATCTTCACCAGCCAGGCCTGGAACATGACCTTCAGCTTCTACCAGTCGCTGCGCATGCTGCCTCGTGACCTGGTGGAAGTGTCCAGCAGCCTGCAATTGTCGGGCTGGCAGAAATTCTGGAAGCTCGATGTGCCCTTCGCCATTCCCGGGCTGGTCTGGAACATGATGATGAGTATGTCCGGCGGCTGGTTCTTCGTGGTCGCCTCGGAAGCCATTACCGTGGGCGATAAAACCATCACCTTGCCCGGCATCGGTTCCTACCTGGCGCTGGCGATCGACCAGCGTGATTTGTCGGCCGTCGGGTATGTGATCCTGACGATGGTCGTGGTGATCCTGATCTACGATCAGTTCCTGTTTCGGCCCCTGGTGGCCTGGGCGGACAAGTTCCGTATGGAAGATACTGCGGCTCAGGGCGGCGTTCCGGAGTCCGGGGTCTTGCGCCTGATCCAGCGTACCCGGGTGATCCAGCGTCTGATTCGTCCCGTGGTGCGCGCCGTCACCCGTCTCGGCCATCTGCGTCTGAGCCTGAACCTGGCAACACCCCGTGTGGAGTCGGAGCAGGGCCGGCAGGCGGCCTCCCGGGTGGTCGATTGGGTCTGGGGAGCCTGCATCGGCGCCCTGGCGTGTTATGCGTTCTATCACATCGTGCTGTATGTCAGCAGCGAAGTGACCTTCGGCGAAGTCGGCCATGTGCTGTGGCTGGGTCTGATCACCTTGCTGCGGGTGGCCTTGCTGATCTTCATCGCTTCGCTGATCTGGGTACCGCTGGGCGTGATGATCGGTCTGCGCCCGCATCTTGCGGAGAAGATCCAGCCGCTGGCGCAGTTTCTCGCGGCGTTTCCGGCCAACCTGCTGTTTCCCGTGTTCGTCATCGTCATCCTGCAGTTCCATCTGAACCCGGATATCTGGCTCAGCCCGCTGATCGTGCTGGGTACCCAGTGGTACATCCTGTTTAACGTGATCGCAGGCGCCAGTGCCTTCCCCAATGACTTTCGCGAAGCGGCGGCGAATTTCCACATCCGCGGCTGGCAGTGGTGGCGCAAGGTCATGCTGCCGGGCATTTTCCCGTACTACGTGACCGGGGCGATCACTGCGTCTGGCGGCGCCTGGAACGCCAGCATCGTTTCCGAGTTCGTCTCCTGGGGCCAGGACAAAGTGGTTGCCCATGGTTTGGGCGCTTATATCGCGCAGATGACCGCGGCCGGCGACTTCCCGAAAATCACCCTGGGAGTCGTGGTGATGTCGTTGTTCGTCGTGCTGTTCAACCGGCTGATCTGGCGTCCCATGTACGCCCTGGCCGAAAACAAACTTCGTATGAATTAACCTGAGTCGGTCCCATGAACAGCCATACCGAATACACTCGCCCCGCCCGTGAAATCTACTCGCTGACCCAGGTGACCAAGGGCTTTGGCAAAGGCAAGGACGAACGACAAGTACTCAGTGACGTTGATCTGAACCTGCATGAAGGCGAAATCGTCGGTCTGCTGGGGCGCTCCGGTTCGGGCAAGTCGACGCTGCTGCGGATTATCGCCGGCCTGGTTCAGCCCACCTCCGGCGAAGTGCTCTACAACGGTGACCCGCTGAGCGGCCCGGCGAAAGGCGTGGCCATGGTGTTCCAGACATTCGCTCTGTTTCCCTGGCTGACCGTGCTGGAGAACGTTGAGGCCGGCTTGCAGGCATTGCAGGTCGAGCCGAAGGAGGCACGCAAGCGCGCCTTGGCGGCGATCGACCTGATTGGCCTCGACGGCTTTGAGAACGCCTATCCACGCGAGCTGTCCGGTGGCATGCGCCAGCGGGTGGGC from Pseudomonas asplenii harbors:
- a CDS encoding ABC transporter permease — encoded protein: MNKVFHHYIPASTRRLLPNRWDLMALPLVIGFLLLLSIGARETWAPISTLQSQAISLDPGNLPEYAIRTTLRMLAAMVASLVFTFLYGTLAAKSRRAEKLLVPVLDILQSVPVLGYISFTVTFFLLLFPGRVLGAECAAIFAIFTSQAWNMTFSFYQSLRMLPRDLVEVSSSLQLSGWQKFWKLDVPFAIPGLVWNMMMSMSGGWFFVVASEAITVGDKTITLPGIGSYLALAIDQRDLSAVGYVILTMVVVILIYDQFLFRPLVAWADKFRMEDTAAQGGVPESGVLRLIQRTRVIQRLIRPVVRAVTRLGHLRLSLNLATPRVESEQGRQAASRVVDWVWGACIGALACYAFYHIVLYVSSEVTFGEVGHVLWLGLITLLRVALLIFIASLIWVPLGVMIGLRPHLAEKIQPLAQFLAAFPANLLFPVFVIVILQFHLNPDIWLSPLIVLGTQWYILFNVIAGASAFPNDFREAAANFHIRGWQWWRKVMLPGIFPYYVTGAITASGGAWNASIVSEFVSWGQDKVVAHGLGAYIAQMTAAGDFPKITLGVVVMSLFVVLFNRLIWRPMYALAENKLRMN